In the Arthrobacter sp. Soc17.1.1.1 genome, CCAGGGCTCCACGCAGACGCAGGGCGTGGACGACCTCCTCGACGAGATCGACGGTGTGCTGGAATCCAACGCCGAGGAGTTCGTCCGTGGATTCGTGCAGAAGGGCGGCCAGTAGCGGATGCTCCCGGACGATGCAGCAGCAGCGGTTCCCC is a window encoding:
- a CDS encoding ubiquitin-like protein Pup, which encodes MATQDRMNTSGSATEAEEETPEPAPAAPEAQGSTQTQGVDDLLDEIDGVLESNAEEFVRGFVQKGGQ